In Sparus aurata chromosome 2, fSpaAur1.1, whole genome shotgun sequence, a single genomic region encodes these proteins:
- the treh gene encoding trehalase: protein MHNFVVFCFLSAALLVCVKGAFPPPCDSEIYCSGPILHQVQEAKLFDDDKFFVDMKLRETPDVVLSAFRNLSQEHPNATVPPGKLQEFLSLYFEAPGTEFESWTPPDWHDKPKFLEGIADQELRNWAEKIHHLWKSLGRKIRASVKDHPELYSQIYTPHPVVVPGGRFRELYYWDSYWVINGLLLSEMTDTAYGMIQNFLYLVNRYGFVPNGGRIYYERRSQPPFLTLMVESYYQATKDKDFLRSALPGLEQEYRFWMQNRSVAVRLNETLHVLNRYDVQVGLPRPESYTDDLELAEGLTDDRKEQLWMDLKAGAESGWDFTSRWYIDGDGHNNGTLRDTRTSQILPADLNALLCLSEKTLASFHRILGDGDSAARYDQAAARRLQAIESVLWDAERGAWFDYNLVTQSKHFEFYPSNLAPVWAQCYSRPEMGEKAVQYLKKSGALQFPNGVPTSLTDSGQQWDYPNAWPPLQHMLISGLSKLPSEDAKQLALDLAQRWIRTNWLAYGKYEAMFEKYDVNGDGKPGGGGEYEVQLGFGWTNGVALQLLDQYGATLTSGSGHLSTGLLLPLVISATLMLQ, encoded by the exons ATGCATAACTTTGTGGTGTTCTGCTTTTTATCAGCGGCTCTTCTGGTCTGTGTAAAAGGTGCTTTTCCCCCACCATGTGACAG TGAAATCTACTGCAGCGGGCCCATCTTGCATCAGGTGCAGGAAGCTAAACTATTCGACGATGACAAGTTCTTTGTTGACATGAAGCTGAGAGAAACTCCTG acGTTGTGTTGTCGGCTTTTCGTAACCTTTCACAGGAACATCCAAACGCGACTGTCCCGCCCGGCAAACTGCAGGAGTTCCTCAGTTTGTACTTTGAGGCGCCAGGGACAGAGTTTGAGTCGTGGACACCACCAGACTGGCATGACAA GCCAAAGTTCCTTGAAGGAATAGCAGACCAGGAACTACGTAACTGGGCTGAAAAGATACATCACCTGTGGAAGTCTCTCGGCAGAAAG ATCCGTGCCAGTGTTAAAGATCACCCAGAGCTCTACTCGCAGATATACACCCCGCATCCTGTTGTTGTGCCAGGAGGGCGCTTCAGGGAACTCTACTATTG GGACTCCTACTGGGTCATCAACGGGCTCCTGCTGTCAGAGATGACAGACACGGCCTATGGGATGATTCAAAACTTCCTCTACCTTGTCAACAG ATATGGCTTCGTTCCAAATGGTGGGCGGATTTACTATGAAAGGCGCAGTCAGCCTCCATTCCTCACTCTAATGGTGGAGAGCTACTATCAAGCAACCAAGGATAAAGATTTCCTCAG ATCAGCTTTACCGGGTCTGGAGCAGGAGTACCGATTTTGGATGCAGAACCGCTCCGTGGCCGTGAGACTGAACGAAACATTACATGTACTGAACCGGTATGACGTGCAGGTGGGCTTACCCAG GCCTGAATCCTACACAGATGATCTGGAATTGGCAGAAGGACTCACTGACG ACCGTAAAGAGCAGCTGTGGATGGATCTGAAGGCGGGAGCAGAGTCGGGCTGGGACTTTACATCCCGCTGGTATATAGATGGTGACGGCCACAACAACGGCACCCTGAGAGACACCCGCACCAGCCAGATCCTGCCTGCTGACCTCAACGCTCTGCTGTGCCTCAGCGAGAAGACTCTCGCTTCATTTCACAGGATTCTGG gtgatggtgaCTCAGCTGCACGGTATGACCAGGCTGCGGCCCGCAGACTGCAGGCGATAGAGTCTGTGCTGTGGGATGCTGAGAGGGGAGCTTGGTTCGACTACAACCTGGTGACGCAGTCCAAACACTTTGAGTTTTACCCCTCTAACCTGGCACCCGTTTGGGCGCAGTGCTATTCTCGGCCGGAGATGGGAGAGAAAGCAGTGCAGTATCTGAAG AAGAGTGGTGCCCTCCAGTTCCCCAACGGAGTCCCGACGTCGCTGACAGACTCCGGGCAGCAGTGGGATTATCCCAACGCGTGGCCTCCTCTGCAACACATGCTCATCAGTG GTTTATCCAAGCTGCCTTCAGAGGACGCTAAACAGCTAGCGCTCGACTTGGCCCAGCGTTGGATCAGGACCAACTGGTTGGCGTACGGGAAGTATGAAGCCATGTTTGAAAAG TACGATGTGAACGGAGATGGCAAACCTGGCGGCGGAGGAGAATACGAAGTTCAG CTTGGTTTCGGTTGGACCAACGGTGTGGCCCTGCAGCTCCTGGACCAGTATGGGGCGACTCTCACCTCAGGAAGCGGACATCTGTCTACCggcctcctcctgcctctggTCATCTCTGCCACTCTCATGCTCCAGTGA